Below is a genomic region from Fundulus heteroclitus isolate FHET01 chromosome 5, MU-UCD_Fhet_4.1, whole genome shotgun sequence.
AAGGTATTTACTGTGCCGGAACGAAGGCATGGTGTGGGAAATCTGCTGAAATTAACACTAGAATAGTTTACACAACTGGTTTGGATCATATTAGCTTTATGTGCATGGAAAGGCTAACATGAGCTGGTGTCCTGGCTGTTTAAAGTTGATCCTGAATGAATTGActtgttttggttttctgcAGGACTGTTTGAATCTGTTTGGATGGCTGCCGGGGATTTATCTGCGCTAAATGGCTTGTTGTCTTGGATTAGCTGGATTAACTGGTCCTATCAGCCGTTTTCCTTACATGAATGGCTCACCTCAGGCTTTGGTAGGGCTAACATTGTTATGTTCTTTAGTTTTACCATCACTAACTGGCTTTGGTTGGCATGACTCTGGTTCTGGAGtttcagctgaaaatgaaactgTTGGGTTTTATAGATTCAGATTAAATCAGAACTGAATCAGAATGAAAAGGCTGCTCTTCCTTGAAGGATAAGTTCACTCAAATTACAATACTGTTTAACGTCTGATTATTTAACTGCACAATACATTTTATACAAATAATtggtatttgtatttatgtaaaaaaagaaatccttacTCTAAACCAATTTGAATACAAGCTAATATTgaattaagtttattttatttttatgcacaCAACAGATATCACATCAAGGCAATCTACAAAGAAGGTCTAATTTAAGTCCAGTGTTATGGAATCCAATTCAGGGAAAATTCAATGTAATTAATTACAGTCTAACCAGATAACAAATTCTAAAGAAATCCAGTCCAAAACATATTTCAGCACAGTGAAATCTACTTTATTATTAAAAGTGGGAAAATGTTTGCAGCAAACACGCGAGCACTGGTGCTGGAGTATTTTCTATATTTAAGTAAAGGTGAATGGGGGTAATGGCCGCAGTAAATCTTTAAATGGCTTCAGAAACGTCCTGAGCCACTTCTACTACAATGGCTTTCAAAATAGAGagtcctaaataaataaaaactaattattttgaTAACAGAAAAAGCCTTTAACTTATTTAGTAATTTGTTGGAGcatattttgattaaaaatcaACAATCAGTTCACATGTGGCATCAGTTATTGGAATCAATTGAACCTAAAATAAACTCCAGCTGTCCTGGTAGGGTTTCCTTTCTAGGCCGGTTTTGACCTTAAACATCAACAGACTTTACAATTATGATAGAATAAACAATAAAGCAGAATGCATTTGGTTCAATTAACTATCATCCTTGAATCATAACAGTGACTTATTTTAATGttgaattttgttttgattttaatccaaatgttttcattgttatttttttaatcagtataTAAATACTTCCTCTACCTGCTgaattaacagaaacatttagttAGTAAGCCTCCTCCACTCAGAGGATAAATAAGGACGCACAGCATGTTTTGAAATCGGAGTGAACTGACCCAACGAGGCAATCAGCAGCCGGTTTGTAGGGAACCAGTTCTGATTTACCCGTTTTGGTGTATTTCCTGTTAATCGTGGCTCTGTGATTGGGTCGTTGTTTCAGCAGCGTTGTTACCATGGCAGCGGAACACGAGGCTCCGCCCTTCAAAGCGGCAACGAGCCTGAGGTGTCCTGGGCTGAGGGGGAGACGGGAGAAGGAAAAGCAAGAAAAGGGAGATGCTATGATGGCCCCTAACGCTGCTGTCACTGATGTGACTGAaccatcctcctcttcctcctctccttcacCCAAACCTCCTGCCAGTCCTCCCTCGGCTCAGACGTGTAAGGTGGAGGACGAGCTGGAGGCTggaagagaggaggagaaaaacagGGATGGGGATAAGAAGCTGGAAAAGAAACCATCTTGGCTGGAGGATGAGCTTCCTCCAATGATGTGAGAtgaatgtttgcttttttttcatcatgtcTCTGATTTGACCAGCAGGACAGCAGCACTGACGTCAAAGCCCGTCTCATTCTGTCTCGCTCATAATGTcttcatattaataataaaaatatttgaaacttCTCTCATTTTCACCTCCTCAACTGCTTCTTTGAAAGCTATTATTCTCACCcactgtcctctgctgctgttgtaGGGTGAGCCGACGGGTTGCTTTTCTCTTAGACAACGAGTAAGTTTTAAAATCTGAACGAGGTCCTGCATGATAACGTGTGCATGGTCTGCATGCCACATGTCAAGATGTCGGTCAAAAACAGCAAAGAGTCTCTTTGCAACATGCAAACATGCTGAGAGCGTCATCACGGCTTCATCTCATCGTGCATTTCTACCATGAATGTTTGATTGCTTAAGTCAATGGTTTCATTATTTAGTCCCGTAGCTTTAGTTGTTGTGCAGCCAATACAGTTTAAAAGCCGTTAATGAGCCCCAGTTTCATGATATTTTGGTTGTAATCTTCCAGATTTTCTGCTAATCGTTTTAGCTTCGTTTCAACAGCTCTTTAATTCTCTATTCTGTCCCTGCACGTTTGAgaacgtgaaaaagagaaagtCAAAAGATGAAGCACTGGGCCAACATCAGGTTTACAAATGATGAACGGTATCAGAAAGTCATATCTTTAGAAAAtaggtaaaaataaatcagacgtGACAGTCTAAAAGAAGCTTCATCTTTCAGTGACATGTCTAGTTTTCAGCTAATAATTCTCTTTAAATGACCTAGCTGGTGCTAAAATACTATTTTCTGCCTGCCAAACTATTTTATTCTTGGCATTTTTCCAcagaacaaagaagaacattttaaaatgcctaaagATCGAACTTAAAACTGTGCTAACTGAACAACTTTGGTTCAAGTCTAGAAGCCCTTTATACCTGAATGATGCAAAGGTGATTTTTCCTCTTTAACATTTTGCGctgttgattgtttttttatcgTTTAGCGTTTCTGCAGACCGCACACAtgctggacacaaactgttacagagacagtttctttccccaggctgtctctctgatgaacacttaaAAGTCAGACTGCCCACATCAGTACTGTGCATATTCCCACTAACTCAgcctgtttttcctcttttgtgaAAACAATGTCTATTTAAATACTTACCGTTTcccaaaatctgtcaaaaacgCATCTTTAGCCGGACGAGGTATGAAATAGTTGGTTTATTGGAACAAAATGGAAATGGATACAAAATGTCCCAGCATTATTATCCATGGGCAAGATTTAAATTGCTTGTCAACAAGAAAAATTATtagcaaaaatttaaattaatgaaagaaacagaaagtcCAGAGAAATTCcctgaaaaaacacagaaagcctTTAGAAATATTGTTCAAAGCCACTTAAGGCTACTATTTCATGGCTGCTTGGAAGCATAACATAAAGAAAAAGGGACTTTAAAATCATTATCTGCCAGTCGTTTCTGTttctaacttgttttttttgtttcgtctgctgctttttttgaTCATGCACTGCATTCTGTTCATCATTACATTCTTCACAATGAGCAACACTGTGTGCACTGAAACAAAACCGGATGCATGTAATTTTAAAAACGTATTTTCCAGAGTGAGACGGAACATTTGCCGTGTTTTCATTCCCAGGAGCGTTAGCATGGGTGACATGGCCAGCGAGGAAGAGGCGGGGCACCTACCTGCGCTGAGCCCATCGCGGTACGAACGCATGCAACAGCAGTACAACGCCTTTCTGGAAGAGGAGGACCACTGGCAGGACGTGAGGCTCTTCGTGTACTGCAACCGTGTGAGGCAGCGATTagcaagaaataaaactgattgaCACCATGAGCTGTCTCCCAGGACCTGGCTCGCTGGAAGAGTCGCCGCCGCAGCGCCTCCCAGGAGCTGATtagaaaggaggaggagaggaagaggatggaGAAGAGGATGAAGGAGGACGGAGTGGACGGCAACAGGAGGAAGAGCATTAAGACGTACAGGGAGATTGTAGAGGAGAAGTGAGTATgcagggttcctgcggatccttaaaaagtcttaaaaggcattgaattctgtaatataaaactaaggccttaattggcattaaaatgtcttaaatcaatctttcttaggtcttaaaattgttaccaggtcataaataggattttatttttgtaatccttaccaaacagtaaaataattgatacaattatattttttttaaatttacagaacggctcaatgtaaccattattggttccgtcctgatagcggaaccaataaaaactgttgcggccggaccatagctgtgaaaaggagttggcactgatttatagtttactttaatagggaacaaaacaaagtttgtgaattcagttcggtagttgttaaaaatatatctgtaatttgtgtgttttttttagctttcttcctatatgggatgtttttcaaaatctttaacatgtctactgagccagaaagtaatggtttatgttaaaataaacatttgggtgaagttgtcgcaaccaggtttatcttgtttatcgtgaagttggtcttaactttttatttcaagtggcattaaaaagtcttagaatgtcttgaatttaacttgccttatgctgtaggaaccctggtaTAGGACTGCTGCCTTTAACGTGAGACCAGCCCAGTCGCAGCGTCTGAAATCATGTCTCGGTTGTTCCTGTTCTTCAGGGAACGAAGGGAAGCGGAGCTGTGCGAAGCCTACAGAAACGCAGCCACTCCGGAGGAGGCAGCTATGGTTTTACAGCGTTACGCTCTCCGCTTCACCATCAGCGACGCAACGCTGGACAGCCTGAAGCTGCCCCGGAGCACCAACAAACCCAAGCGGGACCTAAACCGGACAGACCAGGAGCCCAAGCCCACATCAGCGGTCATCAACTCAGAGAGGCTGGACTCTGACGTTTTAATAAAACAGGAACGCTCCTCAGATGGAGATGTGAAGACAGAGGGTAGCCGTGAGAAAGAGGAATCTGGTGTGATCTCCCCCAGCTCTTCCACACCAGACACAAACTCACGAGATGAGAAGCGTCAGTCAGAAGAGCTTCATGAGCCGCCGTCCCACCTGACCGAGCCTCAACCTGAGCGTCAGAAACAGCCAGACTCAGCTCCACCGCCGCCCCAGACTGAGACTGCTCCATCACAACCTGCTCCACCTAAACATGGACTCCCGTCCCCTCTACCTGCACCCTCCAGGCCGCTGCCCCTGCTGGTGGCCAAGCCCTACTGCGCGCCCAAAAGCTCTCCCTCTGGACACAAACACGTCCACGTCCAAAAGGTAAGAGCTGTGACCTTCTGTCAGGGCTGGACGAcgcacaaaaaaagcacatcggTAGAATAGTCAATATATCAATAATTAtctacaaattcaaaacatatgttATAAGTGTAGCCCTGaccgttttatgctgttgcttagcaacctatttttagatacagaacataCAAATACTGAATTTGaactaaaatctttatttaaccaactttctACCAAAACTacacgtttttaaaaaagaaacgcgctctctaaactctttgaagggggcggagcttggttcctgggtctgcgttgtgattggttgggaggatgtaatgactgtaatattaacctacatggatACAATgtataaggaaggaaaactgttattctatttaactttttattgactttttttatatatcaatCGACAGACAACTTGTCTGTCAAATGATATATATTGtcattgaattatcgtccagccctacctaATTTCTGTCATCTTATGCTGTGGATCTCAggactgtaaaaatattttttggacaaaaaaataaataaatgagaccagggtaaattattttaaagccttttccACCTTAAATGTGACCCCGATCCTGCAAAATGTGGAAACCGGTTTGGAAGacaatttcagcattcagtTTGATTTAACACCAAATATCTGATTCACCTGAGATCAGATTTAGCTGCCCTACAAAAACCTCATCTCAACCTCATCTTACCGACTCAGAAGCTGAAATCGAATCAAGAGCTTTCTCAGCagagtattaatttaaatgtttggaCGTTAATTCAGTGCATTAAttgacatgtttgttttttctccaacagatttgtttgttttttcagtcgAGTTTTTCAGAAGAAACATAAACGTGGTAAAAGTTTAGAAAATTACTTATCATGGTTTTAGTCTGTTACTTCACAAACTCACTCCTACCTGGTACACCTGTTAAATTGCCTGGTAGCACATTTTTAGACATCCAGATGTGGTGGAGACAACAAGCTGGGGTTCAAACAGACCAAATACAATAAGAAACTTTGAAGGAAGTGcggttgttggtgccagattattttagtctgttgttttcagttgttttcaCTCACATTGATAAATTACCTGTGCTCATAAAGCGCTTTATCACGGAGGTGCCAGACGGTTCTCTCACAACCAGTAACAGGCAAatcaggtgaagtgtcttgccgaaggacacaacaactgagacagaAGGAGCGCGGCGTTCAAACTAGCAACCCACCACTTACCGGACAAACTTCTAGCTGACAAGCTGGAAAAATATCCAACCTGTCTGAATGAATgctgtaattaattaatgacTTGTTAGAGCCGTGTGGAATATCATGTTTTAAAGCGTTGTTGGTCAAACCTCGCTGGTGCCACTGTTGTAAGCTAAGAGCAGAAACTAAAGCTACAGTTCACTCAGGTTCACTAAATGTGTTAAACAGTACTTTGGAAAAAGGTTTCCTGGTCCAATAAGTCTCCATTTCAGCTGCAATGGTCAGACTTTAGGGTCAGAATTTGAGGTTGAAGCAACATGAAAGCCTGGCAGCAACCAGACACACCTCCAAGTCAACAAAAAGATGATGGAAaattaaagaatatttatttagacGAGTTTACACATTATTCTGGTGTCTCATGTGGCTTGGTTTTTTAACCGAATAATttcacagatatttttttttatcagtaattaattaaatatgtcTAAGCAGCAAAACTTTaataatgacatttattttcagaatAACCAacaaatttttatatatatatgtatatatatatatgtatgtatgtatatatatatatatatatatatatatatatatatatatatatatatatatatatatatatatatatatatatatatatatatatgtatgtatatatatatatatatatatatatatatatatccatccatccactttccaaactgcttaatccctcatggggtcgcggggttgcttAATTAATTATGTCTAAGCAGCAAAACTTTaataatgaaatttttttttcacaataaccaacaaattatatatatatatatatatatatatatatatatatatatatatatatatatatatatataaaacctgtGAACTTTGATTCAATTTTTATGACCCTAATAAACAAACAGATTGGTATttattatattgtaatttttagcCACAGTCTTGAAACTTATTTTATAATGTTGGTGTAAATCAACATTCTACAACATTAAATGGTGTAAATACTGATTCATCAAAGATTTACTGTGAATTCTTGTAGAAATGCGAACTGGATGTGAAAAGCAGATCCTTGTGGTTGTGTCCTGTTCAGATGGACGAGGCGGTGCGGCTGAACGGAGAGACGACGGAGGATTTCCCGTCCCTTCAGGACTCCCTGCAGGAAAGCAAAGATGTTTCCTCCGAACAGACGCAGAAACACGATCCTCCGGAGGAGACCGTGGAAAGTCCGACGCCTGCAGAGCAGCTGGAAGCTCCGCAGCAGGAAAAAGCGACTCCGACCGCCGGCTCTGCCATCAGCTCCCTGATCGCAGGCCGAAGCTGCATCATCACCACCACGATTGTGACGGAGCTTACAAAGACCCAGGTGGAGCCGCTCCACCCAGACGTCCAGAACAATGGACAGGTGACATGTTAAAAGATACCTGTTCtaaacactgagctatataatacactggagtgctgattttgccaaaaaactgaagtcactggccgccatcttgctactccctactctcacagaatcccacaggatttggttgcaacaacaagcagttttctggctgtgtgaaaacgtttcacaagTAATTCTACAGTCAACTACTAGGatattatgtgctgaaatattttacatgttattcaaattaaatatatatatatatgtgtatataagtgtgtgtatatgtatatatgtatatatatgtatacatatatgtaaatacatgtttgtgtatattgttatttatatatttataaatgttatatatataaatatatatatatatatatatgtatatatatatatatatatatatatatatatatatatatatatatatatatatatatatttaaataaatgcaaaatatttcagcacatgactttctcattacgtgatagttttagaacataacataaaagtaaatggcatttgacatttttaaagttttaagccccccctgaacatgagaaaatcctcgttattcgatgctgtagcgcacatattcatATATAGGGAGTACCACatatagggagtaccaatatggcggccagtggcttcaaagcgactcgttctaacagcgggcgattagcactccagtgtattatatagctcagtgattctAAATGATCGAAGCTATTCGCTATATACTTCTATAGTTTTATGTAGATTGTTGGATATGTTTTAAAGTTGGATGCTTAAACAAAGCTTTACAGCAGGTTTTATTGTCAAAGTTAGTGTAATAGTTGTCAGTGACTGATTTTACTGCAGGTAAATCTGTATCAGGGTGTGAGATTCCCAAAAAAGCTTCCAGTCCCAGGGTACGGTTCCACTGAGACACTTACAAACTCATCAAAGGCGTGAATATGATAAGCTcttactgatttaatttaataattaattgaTTATACAACTGTCATGTCTAAATTCCTATTGTAGGAACTCCTGCTGATTCTCTTTAAACCACTAGAGTGTTGCTTTCATGCTGTGTTTGTGGTCATCATCCTGCTGGAATGAGTCTATTGAGGGTTTTCCTGTTGGTAAATTTGTCTTTGCTCTACACCATCTTGATTTCCTCCTATTCTGACCAGTTTTCCAGCCCCTGTAAATAGAAAATGTGACCaaagcatgattctgccactgCCATGCTATCAACCATAGTTTGATAACCTATTTCTAATCTGACTATAGTTCCTTCTTCCCACATATTTCCACAATAAACACGTGGAAGGACATGTCCTGGTCAGATGTTACATAAAGTAAACTTTCTGTGGCTGAAAACAAACGCTGCACATGATCCTGAACACCCGACCCGCATAGcgggggcagcatcatgctgtggagatgctgtTCCTCACCAGGAGGAGAGAAGTTAGTCAAAGCTGATGGGAGGATGACTGGATTTAAATACAGCAGAAAAAACGCTATGCAGTGCTGGTAGAGACATGTTCTAAAGAACCATAAGAACGGACATTAAAGAGTAAAAATCATAGGATCTCTGGGTTCTACTTGCTAATAAAAGCCAGTTTGAATAAATGAGTTTtgagatttgatttaaaaatactCTTTTAATAGATCAGCGGTGGAGGGTAGATCCAAAGGGAACTGGTTCCAGAGTCGTGCCGCTGACCcacaaaaaaaagcctgatCACCCGAGTGTTTGGACCCAGTCTTTGGTATATGCGATAAAAAATGATCTGATGACCTGCCAGGCACACAAAAGCTTAGTAACTCAGACTTAGTTGCTTAGTGACTCTCTAATATAGAGAGAAAGCCAGTGTAAACGGGAAAGAACAGGGGTGACGTTATCAAATTTGGAGTTAGAGGACAAGCTGAAGGCGACTGAGGGACGATTGAGAGAGGCATGAATGGTCTTCTCCAGGGCAGGACGATTTCAAATCGGTTTAACTTTGACCATCAGATGTAAGCGGTAAAAAGCTCGACTTTACCTGTCAAACATTACTCCAGGTTTATAACTGAACTTTCTAATTTGAAAGTCAGAGAACTGACATCAGTTGTAGcaacatatttaaataagatgctttgagtctttttttcccccccgattaaaaactgaaactttCGGTTGTTCCactgtttatatttatattaatatttctgTAACAAGGCTTCAAAGATAGATAAATCTGtaaatcatcagcataacaatgaCAGCTGGTGCTGAGTTATAGCCGATCCAACGGGCAGCATGTAGAGATAGAAGTGAgccaagaatggagccttgTGGCGCCcgacaggagagaggaggagttATCACAGAGAAAGGTCCGTCAGGTAGGAAGTAAGCCACTGCAGAGCTGAGTAAAACCGGTGTCCGGTTTCTACTTGTACATTTTAATACACATTTACATGAACGCAAAACAGCGGCCGCTCCAAGAGCAACACGTTTAAAAGCTCGCCACAATGGTTAGATGTAATGTTTTAGTGCTGTTGCTTCACTTTGCTAGATCTCTGAAAATGTTCTCAGAGAGACAAATACCTGCAGATGGGTTTGTTTTGGCTTTAATAATTTGATTTTTTAATGTGTGACACTCAGGATGAGACGGCTGAACTCTCCGAGAGAGCGACAGAGGAGGAAAAGACTGAGGCTGCACAATCACCCAGCAGTATGCAGGATTATTCTCCTACTGTTACAGGTAATTATGCTCTTCTTTATCAGCCATCTCTTTCTTTTGGGCTCTTTCCTTTAGCGCTCATGTATTTAATGTGTCCATCTGTCCACAGAAGGAGTAGAGGACAGCAGCGTGACTGTAAGTATCTCCcagcatcagctccgtgtccTCCGTTCTGTTTCTACTCCATCCTCAGATTGGACCCTGTCCTGACCCTCTGTCTCCAGTGGTCGCTGTACTCGCTGTAGTCACACCTGTGTCCTCACCTTTCCTCTCTTTCTGTCCTTTTTGCCTCGTATATATGTGTGTCCGTGTGCTTGTTGGTCGGGGCTGGTTAGATTGAGACCCCCATGTTGAACTTGGCTAAACGTGTTAATCACTGGGTCTGGGACCCCAATGAGGAGCGTAAGCGCTTGGAAAGGtggcagcaggagcaggagcgCCTCCTACAGGTACTGTAGCGTGAGGTTGTACATGTGCATGGCTCAGCAAGTGCTTTGGAGAGAAAACATGTTCTGGATGTGTCTGTAGAGCTGGGTTCAGGCGCTTACATGTATGCAGGCATAGGTACTAATgagttttaataattatttgagCTTTTTCTCCAGGGTGATTGTGCAACATGCAGCTCTTACAATTTTGAAATATAATTAGGAAgagtctgtgttttttctttacttatGAACTGAAAAGCAGTTTGGATAACCCAATCTTATTTGGACGATGTCCTGCAACAACAAAGTAGGgatggacgatatagaaaaaaagcttatcgataaaaaaaaaatgcatattgatcgatatcgataattattgaaaatatttaaaaccatattttatgtgcagctctgctctgcctggacattttatgatattgctaaatgatttaattttaataaagaacacaaacacagaaatccaattaaatctttatttaaccaaattttttaaccataacagaatttttttttaaaagaaaaatgacttaagagacctgagttatgttattaaatactgacaaagaataaactaaagtgaccagtaaaatgaccaaaataaatataccaataccattttatcacaaagaaaggagcccagtttagctgctgtacctgctttgttttggaagaagctccGTAAGATTTCTCAGAAGATGACGCGGAGCGGCGCGGGGCTAAAacggctcgcgctgctgcgggagtgagcggcttacgtgacgaaacaagttggttgccagactttgtttttatcggttccttgcaagttttacaaatcactgtggtttatttctgtcagactggcgaattagtaaaaccccgttttgggaccgtttcctccgccgctccttgctgcgacatattcacgtgctctgtgttgtggtttgagagggcggcgctttgtgacggcgtgcctgggtccgcaattacgattggtcgagaggaagtagtgactgtagcatcaactaatatgataggctgaaaggaaggaaggaaaactgtttctatatcgaagttttatcgaccctgtttttttctatcgcgccacacgtctattaatcgatatatattgttattgaattatcgtccagccctacaacAAAGTCAACTGGAGAGCTTAGAATGAGTTTTTTCTCAAGTTTGTTTCTGGATTTTGCGCCAGGAATGAGACGCCGATGtaacgagtgaatttctccattgtgagatcaataaagactatcttatcttatcttataataAGTGACCCAGTGtcaaatttttgtattttttgcccTGTAAAGATTTgagaaaggccatgatttattAAATCTTTTGAACCCAGTtcttggttttaaaatgtattgaagtaATTTGTTGGATCATCATCATCctggaaaaaaactttaaatatttgaaagctcaaaatgaccgtgatggttgtttctgaccagaGCTGTGCgtttttatatttgtgtgcGAGTGCATGTGTGTCTTATTATGTAACGTAAACTGTCCCTGTCATTAGGAGCAATACCAGAAAGAACAAGAGAAGCTGAAGAAAGAGTGGGAAAAGGCCCagctggaggtggaggaggaggagagaaagcacAACGAGGAGGTGGGAGTCCTTAGAGAGACAcgctggaaataaaaaaatatatatattttttggtttgttgtctCAGATTTCCCTCTATTTGTTTTCCACGTCTGTAATTCAACCAGGAAAGACGAATTTTAGAAGAGACTGTTGCACCGCTCAGCCCCTCTGCCTTGCTGCAGAAGCAGTCAGAACAGACAACAGCAGCGTCTTTTTCTGCAGAAGAAaacatcaccaccaccaccagcagcacaGTGGGAGGAAACGTGTCTCTGCAGCAGAACGGACAAGAAGTCCACACAGGAACTCAGGATCAGCATGCGTCAAAGCTTCATTTTCTGCAGGGTGAGAGTGACGCGGACCTACTCAGATTGTGTCCACACGTTCGTCTAAAAC
It encodes:
- the LOC105931337 gene encoding LIM and calponin homology domains-containing protein 1 isoform X7 encodes the protein MASPEQSHPEPACLEAQKWIEAVTGKSFGDKDFRSALENGILLCELLSAIKPGLVKKINRLPTPIAGLDNLSVFLRGCEELGLKGSQLFDPGDLQDTSIRANLKDSDCNRKLKNVLNTVFWLGKAASGCASYSGPNLNLKEFEGLLAQMKLESDEGGDSSQKRSVRDSGYDCWDSERSESLSPPRHTRDNSLDSLDSFGSRSQQSPSPDVVNRGNSDGRGSDSEADASGRKPDVRKDDMLARRTASSESRCPVPFNQFLPNRTNASCYIPAPRRKQHTEEGEQRSALIDGSAPSQAADFQPWANKSAPTAAEIDARFAQYEQRAEEEDDDEEEEEEERIPDLQKDDMMARRTGTFQKQTTAAAASSRFLPLPGSKRCSRGVAAADAAALNKTEVQAEKRKEPNSRLFCLRVENQRPRVPEETPPRPLEPAVIRATSQAEGELDKEEDEHDKNDRVPDLEKDDMMARRTRLLQKASAVKRNQFNQFLPAPASVRSNISPASAVKHPCSSSKRPESIDRESSVVTMAAEHEAPPFKAATSLRCPGLRGRREKEKQEKGDAMMAPNAAVTDVTEPSSSSSSPSPKPPASPPSAQTCKVEDELEAGREEEKNRDGDKKLEKKPSWLEDELPPMMVSRRVAFLLDNESVSMGDMASEEEAGHLPALSPSRYERMQQQYNAFLEEEDHWQDDLARWKSRRRSASQELIRKEEERKRMEKRMKEDGVDGNRRKSIKTYREIVEEKERREAELCEAYRNAATPEEAAMVLQRYALRFTISDATLDSLKLPRSTNKPKRDLNRTDQEPKPTSAVINSERLDSDVLIKQERSSDGDVKTEGSREKEESGVISPSSSTPDTNSRDEKRQSEELHEPPSHLTEPQPERQKQPDSAPPPPQTETAPSQPAPPKHGLPSPLPAPSRPLPLLVAKPYCAPKSSPSGHKHVHVQKMDEAVRLNGETTEDFPSLQDSLQESKDVSSEQTQKHDPPEETVESPTPAEQLEAPQQEKATPTAGSAISSLIAGRSCIITTTIVTELTKTQVEPLHPDVQNNGQDETAELSERATEEEKTEAAQSPSSMQDYSPTVTEGVEDSSVTIETPMLNLAKRVNHWVWDPNEERKRLERWQQEQERLLQEQYQKEQEKLKKEWEKAQLEVEEEERKHNEEERRILEETVAPLSPSALLQKQSEQTTAASFSAEENITTTTSSTVGGNVSLQQNGQEVHTGTQDQHASKLHFLQDSGFDDQPPKKQEMWKTASLDRSPQLNQTQAVKRSESHDAVTSNPDLSPSTPQPVSHNRCVSGKRLCSGCSKPLGRGAAMIIDTLGLFFHMQCFKCGVCKGQLGDATAGTDVRIRNGLLSCYECYIASRGRGQPTPL